From a single Fusobacterium ulcerans ATCC 49185 genomic region:
- a CDS encoding iron-containing alcohol dehydrogenase, translating to MDNFTFYNPAKIIFGKGTENQVGKEMKKLGSRVLLVYGGGTIKRIGLYDTVVKALNAENISFVELGGVQPNPRLKLVKEGIKLCREHNLDAILAVGGGSTIDTAKGIAAGVNYDGDVWDFYERKAGPDEALPIGVVLTIPAAGSESSMGSVITKEEGLLKRSCGNVSMIPKFAIMNPEFTFSLPSYQTACGASDILAHLMERYFTQVEHVDFTDRLIEATMKTVIDYAPLALKEPENYDVRAEIMWAGTIAHNSLLNTGRLGDWGSHQIEHEISAIYDIAHGAGLSIVFPAWMKYVCHENMDRFVQFAVRVFGVSMTLTDKELVVKQGIQKLEEFYYSLGLPVYLKEVDIPDDRLKEMAEKCCRKGPQGNFKKLYENDVFEILKLAR from the coding sequence ATGGATAATTTTACTTTTTACAACCCAGCGAAAATTATTTTTGGAAAAGGAACTGAAAATCAAGTAGGAAAAGAAATGAAAAAACTAGGAAGCCGTGTACTTTTAGTATATGGTGGAGGAACTATTAAGAGAATAGGGTTATATGACACTGTTGTGAAGGCTTTAAATGCCGAAAATATCTCTTTTGTAGAACTTGGGGGAGTGCAGCCTAATCCAAGATTAAAATTGGTAAAAGAAGGTATTAAACTGTGCAGAGAGCATAATCTTGATGCAATACTGGCTGTAGGTGGAGGAAGTACAATAGATACTGCCAAAGGAATAGCAGCAGGGGTAAATTATGATGGAGATGTATGGGATTTTTATGAAAGAAAAGCAGGACCAGATGAAGCTCTTCCAATTGGGGTAGTACTGACTATACCAGCAGCAGGAAGCGAATCAAGTATGGGAAGTGTTATTACAAAAGAGGAAGGACTTTTAAAACGATCATGTGGAAATGTTTCTATGATACCTAAGTTTGCAATAATGAATCCAGAATTTACATTCTCTCTTCCAAGTTATCAGACAGCTTGTGGAGCTTCAGATATATTAGCTCACCTTATGGAGCGTTACTTCACACAAGTAGAGCATGTGGATTTTACAGACAGATTGATAGAAGCTACTATGAAGACAGTTATAGATTATGCTCCTCTTGCACTTAAAGAGCCAGAAAATTATGATGTACGTGCTGAGATTATGTGGGCAGGAACTATAGCTCATAACAGTCTTTTAAACACAGGACGTCTTGGAGATTGGGGTTCTCATCAGATAGAGCATGAAATCAGTGCTATATATGATATAGCTCATGGGGCAGGATTATCCATTGTATTCCCTGCATGGATGAAATATGTTTGCCATGAGAATATGGATAGATTTGTACAGTTTGCTGTTCGTGTATTTGGAGTGAGTATGACTCTTACAGATAAGGAGCTTGTAGTAAAACAGGGAATTCAAAAACTGGAAGAATTTTATTACAGTTTAGGACTTCCTGTATATTTGAAAGAGGTAGATATTCCTGATGACAGACTGAAGGAAATGGCAGAGAAATGCTGCAGAAAAGGACCACAGGGAAATTTCAAAAAATTGTATGAAAATGATGTATTTGAAATATTAAAACTGGCAAGATAA
- a CDS encoding DJ-1 family glyoxalase III codes for MKKVYVLLADGFELIEALTPVDVLRRGGADVITVSITSEKDVMSAQKVLVKADTTLKETDIKDGDMIVLPGGNPGYINLGNSNEVVEIVRFYAANDKFIGAICGAPSILANHDIASGKKVTCHTSIKGLMKNYQYEEKNIVKDEKLITGMGAGHSLAFAFNLAEVLLDSDTINQIKTGMEL; via the coding sequence ATGAAAAAAGTTTATGTTTTATTAGCAGATGGTTTTGAACTCATTGAAGCCCTAACTCCTGTTGATGTGTTGAGAAGAGGTGGAGCAGATGTTATAACTGTTTCTATCACATCTGAAAAGGATGTTATGTCAGCTCAAAAAGTACTTGTTAAAGCTGATACTACTTTAAAAGAAACTGATATAAAAGATGGAGATATGATTGTACTCCCTGGAGGAAATCCCGGATATATCAATCTTGGAAATTCCAATGAAGTAGTAGAAATTGTCAGATTCTATGCAGCTAATGATAAATTTATAGGTGCTATATGTGGAGCTCCTTCAATTTTAGCAAATCATGACATTGCTTCTGGAAAAAAAGTGACATGCCATACTTCGATTAAAGGGCTTATGAAAAATTATCAATATGAAGAAAAAAATATTGTCAAAGACGAAAAACTTATAACTGGTATGGGTGCTGGACATTCTTTAGCTTTTGCTTTTAATTTAGCCGAAGTTTTACTGGACTCAGATACTATTAATCAAATAAAAACTGGTATGGAATTATAA
- a CDS encoding LrgB family protein — protein sequence MVEVLTSTPFFGVIISLVAFEIGKLVFKKTKMALFNPLLIGTIIVILFLHFFKISVNNYMQGGNFIVFFLAPATVVLAIPLFRQIDLLKKNFVPIMGGGIVGSIVAIVSVVVLGKLMGIDEQLLLSFMPKSITTPIGIELSTLLGGIPSITVFAIVITGITGNVSAPYILSIFRVKHPVAKGIGIGISSHAVGTSRAIEMGEIEGAMSALSIVIAGILTIVIAPLVRMFV from the coding sequence ATGGTGGAAGTATTAACTAGTACTCCATTCTTTGGAGTAATAATAAGTTTAGTAGCTTTTGAAATAGGTAAGCTGGTATTTAAAAAAACAAAAATGGCATTATTTAATCCTCTTCTTATTGGAACTATCATAGTTATACTTTTTCTTCATTTTTTCAAAATATCTGTGAATAATTATATGCAGGGAGGAAATTTCATAGTTTTCTTTCTGGCACCAGCTACTGTTGTATTAGCTATCCCCCTTTTTAGACAGATAGATCTTTTGAAAAAGAATTTTGTTCCTATAATGGGTGGGGGTATAGTTGGATCAATTGTTGCTATTGTTTCAGTAGTTGTTTTAGGAAAATTAATGGGAATAGATGAACAGCTTTTACTTTCATTTATGCCTAAATCTATTACTACACCTATTGGAATAGAGCTTTCAACACTTCTTGGAGGAATACCTTCAATAACAGTTTTTGCAATAGTAATAACAGGGATAACAGGAAATGTTTCTGCTCCATATATACTTTCGATATTCAGAGTAAAACATCCAGTAGCTAAAGGTATTGGAATAGGGATATCAAGCCATGCTGTAGGAACCAGCAGAGCAATAGAAATGGGGGAAATAGAAGGAGCTATGAGTGCTTTATCAATAGTTATTGCAGGAATACTTACAATAGTTATAGCTCCATTAGTAAGAATGTTTGTTTAA
- a CDS encoding CidA/LrgA family protein — MIQEFLIIFIINYIGIILTEVLNLPIPGTISGMLLLFALLYFKVLKLEKIEKAGDFLLLNMTIFFMPPSVKLIESLYLLKTGLFKILFLLVFTTLLTMVVTGITVQYLIERKEKKYGGSIN; from the coding sequence ATGATACAAGAATTTTTAATTATTTTTATAATTAATTATATTGGGATTATTCTTACAGAAGTGCTTAATTTGCCAATTCCAGGAACGATTAGTGGAATGCTTTTGCTCTTTGCACTGCTTTATTTTAAGGTGCTGAAGTTGGAAAAGATAGAAAAAGCAGGAGATTTTTTGCTGCTGAATATGACAATATTTTTTATGCCTCCTTCTGTAAAACTTATTGAATCATTATATTTATTAAAAACAGGTTTATTTAAAATTTTATTTCTGCTTGTTTTTACAACTTTATTGACAATGGTAGTGACAGGAATTACTGTACAATATCTCATAGAGAGAAAGGAGAAAAAATATGGTGGAAGTATTAACTAG